A genomic segment from Pseudoduganella chitinolytica encodes:
- a CDS encoding helix-turn-helix domain-containing protein, which yields MPTTVEFNLELPAAAEVQAAMQGQRVLAAHLATAQPTQAIQILDSEGQPHQVELPTSALRLLGDVLVELAAGNGVRVVPVHAELTTQDAADLLNVSRPHLVKLLEEGALPFHKAGKHRRVRFADLMQFKAEREEASHHAMKALAEQARELKLGYE from the coding sequence ATGCCCACTACCGTAGAGTTCAACCTGGAATTGCCCGCTGCGGCGGAAGTCCAGGCTGCCATGCAAGGCCAGCGCGTGCTGGCCGCCCATCTGGCGACGGCCCAGCCGACGCAAGCGATCCAGATCCTCGACAGCGAAGGGCAGCCGCACCAGGTCGAACTGCCGACCTCGGCCTTGCGCTTGCTGGGTGACGTGCTGGTGGAACTGGCGGCGGGGAACGGCGTCAGAGTGGTGCCCGTGCACGCTGAACTGACGACGCAGGATGCAGCCGACCTGCTCAACGTCTCGCGGCCGCACCTGGTCAAGTTGCTGGAGGAGGGGGCGCTGCCTTTTCATAAGGCGGGCAAGCACCGGCGCGTGCGCTTCGCCGACCTGATGCAGTTCAAGGCCGAGCGCGAGGAAGCGAGCCATCATGCGATGAAAGCGCTGGCGGAGCAGGCGCGCGAACTCAAACTTGGCTATGAATGA
- a CDS encoding NAD(P)(+) transhydrogenase (Re/Si-specific) subunit beta, with amino-acid sequence MAFISMNLVTMLYLVASVCFIQALKGLSSPATARKGNAFGMTGMAIAFVTTLALILKLKSEAAGMGIGLGLVALGVVVGGAIGAYLAKTVEMTKMPELVAAMHSLIGLAAVCIAVAAVSEPHAFNIAAVGEPLPLGNRIELFIGTFVGAITFSGSVIAFGKLAGKYKFRLFQGAPVVFQGQHMLNLLLALVMLGLGLAFVFAGGVEPAWTPFVLMTAIAFVLGVLIIIPIGGADMPVVVSMLNSYSGWAAAGIGFSLNNSMLIIAGSLVGSSGAILSYIMCKAMNRSFFNVILGGFGGDAAAASTAGATPQRPVKSGSADDAVFLMSNAETVIIVPGYGLAVARAQHALKELVEKLTEHGVTVKYAIHPVAGRMPGHMNVLLAEAEVPYDQVFEMEDVNGDFGQADVALILGANDVVNPAAKDPKSPIAGMPILEAYKAKTVIVNKRSMASGYAGLDNELFYMDKTMMVFGDAKKIIEEMVKAV; translated from the coding sequence ATGGCCTTCATCTCCATGAACCTGGTGACGATGCTGTACCTCGTCGCCTCCGTGTGCTTCATCCAGGCGCTGAAGGGCCTGTCGTCGCCGGCCACCGCCCGCAAGGGCAACGCGTTCGGCATGACGGGCATGGCCATCGCGTTCGTCACGACCCTGGCGCTGATCCTGAAGCTCAAGTCCGAAGCGGCCGGCATGGGCATCGGCCTGGGCCTGGTCGCGCTGGGCGTCGTGGTGGGGGGCGCCATTGGCGCCTACCTGGCCAAGACCGTCGAGATGACGAAGATGCCGGAACTGGTCGCGGCGATGCACTCGCTGATCGGTCTCGCGGCCGTCTGCATCGCGGTGGCCGCCGTGTCGGAACCGCATGCGTTCAACATCGCCGCCGTGGGCGAGCCGCTGCCGCTGGGGAACCGCATCGAGCTGTTCATCGGCACGTTCGTCGGCGCCATCACGTTTTCCGGCTCGGTGATCGCGTTCGGCAAGCTGGCGGGCAAGTACAAATTCCGCCTGTTCCAGGGGGCGCCCGTCGTGTTCCAGGGCCAGCACATGCTGAACCTGCTGCTGGCGCTTGTCATGCTGGGCTTGGGCCTGGCGTTCGTGTTTGCCGGCGGCGTCGAGCCCGCGTGGACGCCGTTCGTGCTGATGACGGCCATCGCGTTCGTGCTGGGCGTATTGATCATCATCCCGATCGGCGGCGCGGACATGCCCGTCGTCGTGTCGATGCTGAACAGCTATTCCGGCTGGGCCGCGGCCGGCATCGGCTTCTCGCTGAACAACTCGATGCTGATCATCGCCGGGTCGCTGGTGGGTTCGTCGGGCGCGATCCTGTCGTACATCATGTGCAAGGCGATGAACCGCTCCTTCTTCAACGTGATCCTGGGCGGCTTCGGTGGCGATGCCGCGGCGGCCAGCACGGCCGGTGCGACCCCGCAGCGCCCTGTGAAATCGGGCTCCGCGGACGATGCCGTCTTCCTGATGAGTAACGCGGAAACCGTCATCATCGTGCCTGGCTACGGCCTGGCCGTGGCGCGCGCCCAGCACGCGCTGAAGGAGCTGGTCGAGAAGCTGACGGAACACGGCGTCACCGTCAAGTACGCGATCCATCCGGTGGCGGGACGCATGCCGGGCCACATGAACGTGCTGCTGGCCGAGGCCGAGGTGCCGTACGACCAGGTGTTCGAGATGGAGGACGTCAACGGCGACTTCGGCCAGGCCGACGTGGCACTGATCCTGGGCGCCAACGACGTCGTCAACCCGGCGGCCAAGGACCCGAAATCGCCGATCGCCGGCATGCCGATCCTGGAGGCGTACAAGGCCAAGACGGTGATCGTCAACAAGCGCTCGATGGCCTCCGGTTATGCCGGCCTGGACAATGAGCTGTTCTACATGGACAAGACCATGATGGTGTTCGGCGACGCCAAGAAGATCATCGAGGAAATGGTCAAGGCAGTCTGA
- a CDS encoding proton-translocating transhydrogenase family protein: MEVSHTIINLIIFVLAIYVGYHVVWNVTPALHTPLMAVTNAVSAIIIVGAMLAAGLTEGLVGQVAGTVAVALAAVNVFGGFLVTQRMLEMFRKKDKKEGSK; encoded by the coding sequence ATGGAAGTCAGCCACACCATCATCAACCTGATCATCTTCGTCCTGGCGATCTACGTGGGCTACCACGTGGTCTGGAACGTGACGCCCGCGCTGCATACGCCGCTGATGGCCGTCACCAATGCCGTCTCCGCCATCATCATCGTGGGCGCCATGCTGGCGGCCGGCCTGACGGAAGGGCTCGTCGGCCAGGTCGCCGGCACCGTGGCCGTCGCGCTGGCCGCCGTGAACGTCTTTGGCGGATTCCTCGTCACGCAGCGCATGCTGGAGATGTTCCGCAAGAAGGACAAGAAAGAGGGGAGCAAGTAA
- a CDS encoding Re/Si-specific NAD(P)(+) transhydrogenase subunit alpha gives MRIGIPAETRPGETRVAATPETVKKLAAKHQILVQTGAGSQASITDEAFAAAGATIVGAAEALGADIVLKVRAPDDTERAHMRQGAVLIGMLNPFDADNIVRMAGSGLSAFALEAVPRITRAQSMDVLSSQANIAGYKAVMVAANTYQRFMPMLMTAAGTVKAARVLIMGVGVAGLQAIATAKRLGAVIEASDVRPPVKEQVESLGAKFIDVPFLTDEEKEIAQGVGGYARPMPADWMRRQAELVHERAKLADIVITTALIPGRPAPVLIGEETVKAMKPGSVIVDLAVEQGGNCPLSELNKTVVKHGVHIVGEPNLACHVAADASALYARNVLDFLKLIVDKEDQLAIDREDEIIKATLVCHGGDVLRK, from the coding sequence ATGAGAATAGGCATTCCGGCCGAGACACGGCCGGGGGAGACACGGGTGGCAGCAACGCCCGAAACGGTCAAGAAGCTCGCAGCAAAACACCAGATCCTCGTGCAAACCGGGGCTGGGTCACAAGCCTCGATTACCGATGAAGCCTTTGCCGCCGCCGGCGCGACGATCGTCGGCGCCGCCGAAGCGCTGGGCGCGGACATCGTACTGAAAGTCAGGGCACCCGACGACACCGAGCGCGCGCACATGCGCCAGGGCGCGGTCCTGATCGGCATGCTCAATCCGTTCGACGCCGACAATATCGTCCGCATGGCAGGCAGCGGCCTGTCGGCCTTTGCGCTGGAGGCCGTGCCCCGCATCACGCGGGCACAATCGATGGACGTGCTGTCGTCGCAGGCCAATATCGCCGGCTACAAGGCCGTGATGGTGGCCGCCAACACGTACCAGCGCTTCATGCCAATGCTGATGACGGCCGCCGGCACCGTCAAGGCCGCGCGCGTGCTGATCATGGGCGTCGGCGTGGCGGGGCTGCAGGCCATTGCGACGGCCAAGCGGCTGGGCGCCGTCATCGAGGCGTCCGACGTGCGCCCGCCCGTCAAGGAACAGGTGGAGTCGCTGGGCGCGAAGTTCATCGACGTGCCGTTCCTCACCGACGAGGAGAAGGAAATCGCCCAGGGCGTGGGCGGCTACGCGCGGCCCATGCCGGCCGACTGGATGCGCCGCCAGGCCGAACTGGTGCACGAACGGGCCAAGCTGGCCGACATCGTCATCACCACTGCGCTGATCCCGGGCCGCCCCGCGCCCGTGCTGATCGGCGAGGAGACCGTCAAGGCGATGAAGCCCGGTTCCGTCATCGTCGACCTGGCGGTGGAGCAGGGCGGCAATTGCCCGCTGTCCGAGCTGAACAAAACGGTGGTGAAGCACGGCGTGCATATCGTCGGCGAACCGAACCTGGCCTGCCACGTGGCGGCGGACGCCTCCGCGCTGTATGCCCGCAACGTGCTGGACTTCCTCAAGCTGATCGTCGACAAGGAAGACCAGCTGGCGATCGACCGCGAGGACGAGATCATCAAGGCCACCCTCGTTTGCCACGGCGGCGACGTGCTGCGCAAATAA
- a CDS encoding NUDIX hydrolase yields MPRTWKPNVTVAAVIERDGKFLLIEEETSDGIRLNQPAGHLDPHESLEEAVIRETLEETAHEFTPTALVGMYMSRYRSARTGELVTYLRFAFCGVVGKELDRPLDEGILRTLWLTRDEIAACRERHRSPLLLTCVDEYLAGKRAPLEILHTHSSVYEEL; encoded by the coding sequence ATGCCGCGTACCTGGAAACCCAATGTGACCGTTGCCGCCGTCATCGAGCGCGACGGCAAGTTCCTGCTGATCGAAGAAGAAACCAGCGACGGCATTCGCCTGAACCAGCCCGCCGGGCACCTGGATCCCCATGAATCGCTGGAGGAAGCCGTGATTCGCGAAACGCTGGAGGAAACGGCGCACGAATTCACGCCGACGGCGCTGGTGGGCATGTACATGTCGCGCTACCGGTCGGCTCGCACGGGCGAGCTGGTGACGTACCTGCGTTTCGCCTTCTGCGGGGTCGTCGGGAAGGAACTGGACCGCCCGCTGGACGAAGGCATCCTGCGCACACTGTGGCTTACACGCGACGAAATTGCCGCGTGCCGCGAGCGCCACCGCAGCCCGCTGCTGCTGACGTGCGTCGACGAATACCTGGCCGGCAAGCGCGCGCCGCTGGAAATCCTGCACACCCATTCTTCGGTGTACGAAGAACTTTAG